Proteins encoded within one genomic window of Amycolatopsis sp. 2-15:
- a CDS encoding alcohol dehydrogenase catalytic domain-containing protein: MRALRISAWGGALEPVVVAEPEPSRGEVLVRVEACGIGVTVLQCMNGQLGAEESHLPRVPGHELVGIVEAVGSDTDPALVGRRVMAYFYLVCGTCRECLASRDSTCLNFRGNVGVAIDGGYAEYAVLPSLNAIEVPREVDPVAATTIPDAIATPVHIARRAGLGPRTRVAVLAAGGGVGLHMVQVARAYGAEVVGLDVVPDKLEYLEAELGVRAVDSSDFGAIALPPPWAGKADVVIDLYGRAPAQRWALDHLAKNGSLMCLTSMRDEEFTVSSRELVLSQLAVLGCRYASRYEVGLAAELVTFGRVRPLVSAVVGPEEVRAVHERIRSGSFLGRAALAW, encoded by the coding sequence GTGCGGGCTTTGCGGATCTCGGCGTGGGGTGGCGCCCTCGAACCGGTGGTAGTCGCCGAACCGGAGCCGTCACGGGGGGAGGTCCTCGTGCGGGTCGAGGCCTGCGGCATCGGCGTGACGGTGCTGCAGTGCATGAACGGGCAGCTCGGCGCGGAAGAGTCCCATCTGCCCCGGGTGCCCGGGCACGAACTGGTCGGGATCGTCGAAGCCGTGGGTTCCGACACCGACCCGGCGCTGGTAGGCCGGCGGGTGATGGCGTACTTCTACCTCGTGTGCGGCACGTGCCGCGAATGCCTGGCGTCGCGGGATTCCACGTGCCTGAACTTCCGCGGCAACGTCGGCGTCGCGATCGACGGCGGTTATGCCGAGTACGCGGTTCTCCCGTCCCTCAACGCGATCGAGGTCCCGCGCGAGGTCGACCCCGTGGCCGCGACCACGATTCCCGACGCCATCGCGACTCCGGTGCACATCGCCCGCCGCGCGGGGCTCGGACCGCGGACGCGGGTCGCGGTGCTCGCGGCCGGCGGAGGAGTCGGGCTGCACATGGTCCAGGTGGCGCGGGCGTACGGGGCCGAGGTGGTGGGGCTGGACGTGGTGCCGGACAAGCTCGAGTACCTCGAAGCGGAGCTGGGGGTGCGGGCCGTCGACTCGTCCGACTTCGGCGCGATCGCGCTTCCGCCGCCCTGGGCGGGAAAGGCCGACGTGGTGATCGACCTGTACGGCCGGGCGCCCGCGCAGCGCTGGGCCCTCGACCACCTGGCGAAAAACGGGTCGCTGATGTGCCTGACCTCGATGCGGGACGAGGAGTTCACGGTCTCTTCGCGTGAGCTCGTCCTGTCCCAGCTCGCCGTGCTCGGCTGCCGGTACGCCTCGCGGTACGAGGTCGGGCTCGCCGCCGAACTGGTCACTTTCGGGCGGGTCCGGCCGTTGGTGAGCGCCGTGGTCGGACCGGAAGAGGTGCGCGCCGTGCACGAGCGGATCCGGTCGGGGTCCTTTCTCGGGCGAGCCGCGCTGGCGTGGTGA
- a CDS encoding response regulator translates to MITVVVADDEPMVCAHLRTILGSAEDLTVVASASDGAEAVEAVVRHRPDVVLMDLRMPGVDGLTAIARIVALPDPPAVVALTTFDADTYVIRALRAGAAGFLVKSTPPEDLIGLVRVAADGHTVLSPSAARRLVALSADGHARTDSALRLTAALTDRERDVLACLGEGLSNADIAARLHLAEATVKSYVSRMLVKLECANRTQAGLLAHEAGLASR, encoded by the coding sequence GTGATCACGGTGGTCGTGGCCGACGACGAGCCGATGGTCTGCGCGCACCTGCGCACGATCCTGGGCTCCGCCGAGGACCTCACGGTGGTCGCTTCGGCTTCCGACGGCGCCGAAGCGGTCGAGGCCGTTGTCCGGCACCGCCCCGACGTGGTGCTCATGGACCTGCGCATGCCGGGCGTCGACGGTCTCACGGCGATCGCCCGCATCGTCGCGCTGCCGGACCCGCCCGCGGTCGTCGCGCTGACCACCTTCGACGCCGACACGTACGTAATCCGGGCGCTGCGCGCGGGCGCCGCGGGTTTCCTCGTGAAGTCCACGCCGCCCGAAGACCTCATCGGCCTCGTCCGCGTCGCGGCCGACGGCCACACCGTCCTGTCCCCCTCCGCGGCCCGCCGCCTCGTCGCGCTCTCGGCCGACGGCCACGCCCGCACCGACTCGGCGCTGCGCCTGACCGCTGCCCTCACCGACCGCGAACGCGACGTCCTGGCCTGCCTCGGCGAGGGACTGTCCAATGCGGACATCGCCGCCCGCCTGCACCTCGCGGAGGCCACGGTGAAGAGCTACGTGTCGCGGATGCTGGTGAAGCTGGAGTGCGCGAACCGGACGCAGGCGGGGCTGCTGGCGCACGAGGCGGGGCTGGCCAGCCGCTGA
- a CDS encoding ArnT family glycosyltransferase: MTSLRTSRETSTGEIAPFARLPVLTVAVLAAALLVVTSVRYAHGFDELYFLVAGRDHPAWGYFDQPPLVPLLAGTLDRLFPGSLLAFRLPMALAVGAGVVITALIARELGGRPPAQLMAAGLSATSNLVILSHWVSTYALDPFLWTVVVFLLVRWTRTRRDGLLVRAGAVTAVSLEVKFLIPALWAAVLVSAAILGPRRLLSRPKLWLGALIAVVATIPALVWQATNDWPYTHMSGVVAAEFPGYFAFARDGLLGAGMGVGVLALLYGVWRLFRSPSLRPYRYLAVALLLVAVVVLLTHGRSYYLMSLYALPFAAAATELSRRKLVRWWRLPVGIAFGLSAAVTVAALPVWPASVTATSFGPFSLGTVFAGGETAQKQVADVVGQTYSALPPAVKAQTAVYAEIYPFAAAVEYYGPRYGITEVYSGHRGYWYFDRPPDRARDVLFTGFDPTLLKPYFASVTEVVPGLVWLYSGRTQSWDRIWPLVKRQ; encoded by the coding sequence ATGACGAGCCTCAGAACGAGCCGCGAGACCAGTACGGGGGAGATCGCCCCGTTCGCCCGGCTGCCGGTGCTCACCGTGGCCGTGCTGGCGGCGGCGCTGCTCGTGGTCACGAGCGTCCGCTACGCGCACGGGTTCGACGAGCTCTACTTCCTGGTGGCTGGTCGAGATCATCCGGCCTGGGGGTATTTCGACCAGCCACCGCTCGTCCCGCTGCTCGCGGGCACGCTCGACCGCCTGTTCCCCGGTTCGCTGCTCGCGTTCCGGCTGCCGATGGCGCTCGCGGTCGGCGCCGGCGTGGTGATCACCGCGCTGATCGCCCGCGAACTGGGTGGCCGCCCTCCCGCGCAGCTGATGGCGGCCGGGCTGTCCGCCACGTCCAACCTGGTGATCCTCAGCCACTGGGTCTCCACCTACGCGCTGGACCCGTTCTTGTGGACGGTTGTCGTATTCCTGCTGGTCCGCTGGACCCGCACGCGCCGCGACGGCCTGCTCGTGCGGGCGGGTGCGGTCACGGCGGTGTCGCTGGAGGTCAAGTTCCTGATCCCCGCGCTGTGGGCCGCCGTGCTCGTCTCGGCCGCGATTCTCGGTCCACGCCGCCTGCTCAGCCGCCCGAAACTGTGGCTGGGCGCGCTGATCGCGGTGGTCGCCACGATCCCCGCGCTCGTCTGGCAGGCCACGAACGACTGGCCCTACACGCACATGTCCGGCGTCGTCGCCGCCGAGTTCCCCGGCTACTTCGCCTTCGCGCGCGACGGGCTGCTCGGCGCGGGCATGGGCGTCGGTGTGCTGGCGCTGCTCTACGGCGTGTGGCGCCTGTTCCGCTCGCCTTCGCTGCGGCCGTACCGCTATCTCGCCGTGGCATTGCTGCTGGTCGCCGTCGTGGTGCTGCTGACGCACGGCCGCTCGTACTACCTGATGAGCCTCTACGCGCTGCCGTTCGCGGCCGCGGCCACGGAGCTGAGCCGGCGGAAGCTGGTGCGCTGGTGGCGGCTCCCGGTGGGGATCGCGTTCGGGCTGTCGGCCGCCGTCACCGTGGCCGCGCTGCCGGTTTGGCCGGCGTCGGTCACGGCGACGTCGTTCGGGCCGTTCTCGCTCGGCACGGTGTTCGCGGGCGGGGAGACGGCGCAGAAGCAGGTCGCCGACGTCGTCGGGCAGACGTACTCGGCGCTGCCACCCGCGGTGAAGGCGCAGACGGCGGTGTACGCGGAGATCTACCCGTTCGCGGCGGCCGTCGAGTACTACGGCCCGCGGTACGGGATCACCGAAGTCTACAGTGGACACCGCGGCTACTGGTACTTCGACCGGCCACCGGACCGGGCGCGGGACGTGCTTTTCACCGGCTTCGACCCGACGCTGCTGAAGCCCTACTTCGCGTCGGTGACCGAGGTCGTGCCGGGACTCGTGTGGCTCTACTCGGGAAGGACTCAATCGTGGGACCGGATCTGGCCGCTGGTGAAGCGCCAATGA
- a CDS encoding HAD family hydrolase, which translates to MFDVDGTLVDSNYLHVHAWRRAFHEAGRAVDSWRVHRAIGMGSGKLLDTLLGEADAEKIGSAVKDRHSALYRDQAELLRAFDRAPDLIRTLAGRGVRVVLATSAGPDEIDLLRRILDVDDVIWGIVAGHDVEATKPDPEPVHAAIERAGTDPGHTLFVGDSVWDVESANRAGLHTVGLLSGGVSAAELREAGAVAIYADPASLLAGLDDSPLGALLPPS; encoded by the coding sequence CTGTTCGACGTCGACGGCACGCTCGTCGACTCGAACTACCTCCACGTCCACGCCTGGCGCCGGGCGTTCCACGAAGCCGGCCGGGCCGTCGACTCCTGGCGCGTGCACCGGGCGATCGGCATGGGCTCGGGCAAGCTGCTCGACACCCTGCTGGGTGAGGCGGACGCCGAGAAGATCGGCTCCGCGGTGAAGGACCGCCACAGCGCCCTCTACCGGGACCAGGCCGAGCTGCTGCGGGCGTTCGACCGGGCGCCGGACCTCATCCGCACGCTGGCCGGGCGTGGTGTGCGGGTCGTGCTGGCGACGTCGGCCGGGCCCGATGAGATCGACCTGCTCCGGCGGATCCTCGACGTGGACGACGTCATCTGGGGCATCGTCGCCGGCCACGACGTCGAAGCCACCAAACCGGATCCCGAACCGGTCCACGCGGCGATCGAGCGCGCCGGCACCGACCCCGGGCACACGCTCTTCGTCGGTGACTCGGTGTGGGACGTGGAGTCCGCGAACCGCGCCGGGCTGCACACGGTGGGGCTGCTTTCCGGCGGCGTCAGCGCGGCGGAACTGCGGGAGGCCGGCGCGGTCGCGATCTACGCCGACCCCGCGAGCCTGCTCGCCGGCCTCGACGACAGCCCGCTGGGCGCGCTGCTGCCCCCCTCTTGA
- a CDS encoding TetR/AcrR family transcriptional regulator has protein sequence MTEARAKLLDAATEHIARNGADQSLRALATALGTSHRMLIYHFGSKEGLLTELAREVERRQRAVLADLDSSLPPDELARAFWRRLTDEALRHNEKLFFQLYGQALGGAPGTAEFLDGVIDGWLGPIEVLLERLGVPEQHRAAQARLGLAVARGLLLDLVTTGDREAVDAAMERFLSLQNAGFLQT, from the coding sequence ATGACGGAGGCAAGGGCGAAGCTCCTCGACGCGGCCACCGAGCACATCGCGCGAAACGGGGCGGACCAGAGCCTTCGAGCGCTCGCGACGGCGCTGGGCACGAGCCACCGGATGCTCATCTATCACTTCGGCTCGAAAGAAGGCCTGCTCACGGAGCTCGCGCGCGAGGTGGAACGCCGGCAGCGCGCCGTGCTGGCCGACCTCGACTCGAGCCTGCCGCCGGACGAGCTGGCGCGCGCGTTCTGGCGCCGGCTCACCGACGAAGCGCTGCGCCACAACGAAAAGCTCTTCTTCCAGCTCTACGGCCAAGCCCTCGGCGGCGCGCCCGGCACGGCCGAGTTCCTCGACGGCGTGATCGACGGCTGGCTCGGGCCCATCGAGGTGCTGCTCGAACGGCTCGGCGTGCCCGAGCAGCACCGCGCGGCACAGGCCCGGCTCGGCCTCGCCGTGGCGCGCGGGCTGCTGCTCGACCTCGTCACCACGGGTGACCGGGAAGCCGTCGACGCGGCGATGGAACGCTTCCTGAGCCTCCAGAACGCTGGTTTCTTGCAGACCTGA
- a CDS encoding polysaccharide deacetylase family protein yields MTEQPWLWDEKTWRGHVEHVRAGRSLRPASWPGGAKVAVALSFDSDHETPALRDGEVLPGKLAQGEYGARVGVPRLLKLLDRFGAPASFFVPAVSALLHDGEVKSYVDAGHEVALHGWIHERNTALTETEERDLAFRAADVLERLTGTRPVGIRTPSWDFSAHTLTITRELGLKYDSSLMADDDCYELIENGEPTGIVELPVEWIRDDAPYFMMDRFASLRPYTPPRGVLSIWRDEFDAAYAEGGLFQLTMHPHIIGHRSRVAILTELLDHISGHDGVWFATHAQVVDHVLTSGEAHP; encoded by the coding sequence ATGACCGAACAACCGTGGCTCTGGGACGAGAAGACGTGGCGGGGGCACGTCGAGCACGTCCGCGCCGGCCGGTCGCTGCGCCCGGCTTCGTGGCCGGGCGGCGCGAAGGTGGCCGTGGCGCTGTCGTTCGACTCCGACCACGAGACGCCCGCCCTGCGTGACGGCGAAGTGCTGCCCGGCAAGCTCGCGCAAGGCGAGTACGGCGCCCGCGTCGGCGTGCCGCGTCTGCTCAAGCTGCTGGACCGCTTCGGCGCGCCCGCGTCCTTCTTCGTCCCCGCCGTGTCGGCGCTGCTGCACGACGGCGAGGTCAAGTCCTATGTGGACGCCGGGCACGAGGTGGCCCTGCACGGCTGGATCCACGAACGCAACACCGCGCTCACGGAGACCGAGGAGCGTGACCTCGCCTTCCGCGCCGCCGACGTGCTGGAACGCCTCACCGGCACCCGTCCGGTCGGCATCCGCACGCCGTCGTGGGACTTCTCGGCCCACACGCTCACCATCACGCGCGAGCTCGGCCTGAAGTACGACTCCTCGCTGATGGCCGACGACGACTGCTACGAGCTGATCGAGAATGGCGAGCCCACCGGCATCGTCGAGCTGCCCGTGGAGTGGATCCGCGACGACGCGCCGTATTTCATGATGGACCGCTTCGCCTCGCTGCGGCCGTATACGCCGCCACGCGGGGTGCTCTCGATCTGGCGCGACGAGTTCGACGCCGCGTACGCCGAAGGCGGGCTCTTCCAGCTCACCATGCACCCGCACATCATCGGCCACCGCTCGCGCGTCGCGATCCTCACCGAGCTGCTCGACCACATCAGCGGCCACGACGGCGTGTGGTTCGCCACCCACGCCCAGGTCGTCGACCACGTCCTCACCAGCGGGGAGGCCCACCCATGA
- a CDS encoding VOC family protein produces the protein MTNRWVGVTVDCVDVERVAEFWSALLDRPQDRSRPGWVYLGHAGDPQPRLVFQPVTEPNHGKVRLHLDVAVDDIAEGVAQVLALGGRSTGERHDYVEGVVVVMADPEQHGFCLVEYF, from the coding sequence ATGACGAACCGCTGGGTCGGCGTGACCGTCGACTGCGTTGACGTGGAACGGGTCGCGGAGTTCTGGAGCGCGCTGCTGGACCGCCCGCAGGACCGGTCCAGGCCCGGCTGGGTCTACCTCGGCCACGCGGGCGACCCACAGCCCCGCCTCGTCTTCCAGCCCGTGACCGAACCGAACCACGGCAAGGTGCGCTTGCACCTCGACGTCGCGGTCGACGACATCGCCGAGGGCGTCGCCCAGGTGCTGGCTCTCGGCGGTCGGTCGACCGGTGAACGGCACGACTACGTCGAAGGCGTTGTCGTCGTGATGGCCGACCCGGAACAGCACGGGTTCTGCCTGGTCGAGTACTTCTGA
- a CDS encoding Lrp/AsnC family transcriptional regulator produces MPDDVKVSDLDRRIVAALQLNGRASWGAIARHVGTSESTVLRRAGQLTESGQLRVIGVVDVLRCGLGVPVLARLRCRPGTAAAVAEELAARPEVRYATVLAGSADCSAEFVLPTYRDIARLQGDFPAADNVRDAETFAVMRTFTSNHDWNSGELSAEAAAELRGGEVRPFEEQHWERPPEQLDELDLAISAALGEDGRLSFKEVSRQVGTSESTVARRVDSLVRRGCLRFRTLAEPAMFGYALEFMLWLSVVPAELDRAGQQLAAHAGTKYLSATTGRFNLVGQIVLRHYGELYRHTTDVVGALPGLREADVTLQVSTLKRAWSPTPAATATWEEA; encoded by the coding sequence ATGCCCGACGACGTCAAAGTCAGCGATCTCGACCGGCGCATCGTCGCCGCGCTGCAGCTCAACGGGCGCGCGTCGTGGGGCGCGATCGCCCGGCACGTGGGCACGAGCGAGTCCACCGTGCTGCGCCGTGCCGGCCAGCTGACGGAATCCGGCCAGCTGCGCGTGATCGGCGTGGTCGACGTGCTGCGCTGCGGCCTCGGCGTGCCGGTGCTGGCGCGGCTGCGATGCCGGCCGGGCACCGCGGCCGCCGTCGCCGAGGAGCTGGCCGCGCGGCCCGAGGTCCGCTACGCCACCGTGCTCGCCGGCAGCGCCGACTGCTCCGCCGAGTTCGTGCTCCCGACCTACCGCGACATCGCCCGTCTGCAGGGCGATTTCCCCGCCGCCGACAACGTCCGCGACGCCGAGACCTTCGCGGTGATGCGCACGTTCACCTCCAACCACGACTGGAACTCCGGCGAGCTCAGCGCGGAAGCGGCGGCCGAGCTGCGCGGCGGCGAGGTGCGCCCGTTCGAGGAACAGCACTGGGAACGCCCGCCGGAGCAGCTCGACGAGCTGGACCTCGCGATCAGCGCCGCGCTCGGCGAAGACGGCCGGCTCTCGTTCAAAGAGGTCTCCCGCCAGGTCGGCACGAGCGAGTCCACCGTCGCGCGCCGCGTCGACTCCCTCGTACGCCGCGGCTGCCTGCGGTTCCGCACGCTCGCCGAGCCCGCGATGTTCGGCTACGCGCTGGAGTTCATGCTCTGGCTCTCGGTCGTCCCGGCCGAGCTCGACCGCGCCGGGCAGCAGCTCGCCGCGCACGCGGGCACCAAGTACCTCAGCGCCACGACCGGCCGCTTCAACCTCGTCGGCCAGATCGTGCTGCGCCACTACGGCGAGCTCTACCGTCACACCACCGACGTCGTCGGCGCCCTGCCGGGCCTGCGGGAAGCCGACGTGACCCTGCAGGTATCGACCCTCAAACGCGCCTGGTCGCCCACGCCCGCGGCCACAGCAACCTGGGAGGAAGCATGA
- a CDS encoding GPP34 family phosphoprotein, producing the protein MTRSLAAQAYLLACDPDTGRIGRRSRAALLVRASAVTDLLLRGHLTVTGGRISATGRGPTGDLLLDDLLTDLTDTGPTGWRRLLRRDSGDTLHSLELQLAAAGILRQHVTPVLRRKVLRLDDRSPADAARATVDRALRAPLSEVDTRAAALTSLAAAAQVGFTRRSSHRHAARLAELDAAAGSAVPALRGLLRSRRAVIMSGGS; encoded by the coding sequence ATGACTCGCTCGCTGGCCGCCCAGGCCTACCTGCTCGCGTGCGACCCGGACACGGGCCGCATCGGGAGGCGCAGCCGCGCCGCGCTGCTCGTGCGCGCGTCCGCCGTCACCGACCTGCTGCTGCGCGGGCACCTGACGGTCACCGGCGGCCGCATCTCGGCGACCGGCCGCGGCCCCACCGGCGACCTGCTGCTCGACGACCTGCTCACCGACCTCACCGACACGGGCCCGACCGGCTGGCGCCGCCTGCTGCGCCGCGACTCGGGCGACACCCTGCATTCGCTGGAGCTGCAACTGGCCGCCGCGGGAATCCTGCGGCAGCACGTCACGCCGGTGCTGCGCCGGAAGGTCTTGCGCCTCGACGACCGGTCGCCGGCCGACGCGGCACGCGCCACTGTGGACCGAGCGCTGCGCGCGCCGCTGTCCGAAGTGGACACCCGCGCGGCCGCGCTCACCTCCCTCGCCGCCGCGGCGCAGGTGGGGTTCACCCGCCGCTCGTCCCACCGGCACGCCGCGCGCCTCGCCGAACTGGACGCCGCCGCGGGCTCGGCGGTGCCCGCGCTGCGCGGCCTGCTGCGCAGTCGCCGGGCGGTGATCATGTCGGGTGGAAGCTGA
- a CDS encoding winged helix-turn-helix transcriptional regulator, with product MLGNPYDRDCPTRQLLDRIGDQWTVLIVGSLREGPLRFTQIGKRVEGISQKVLTQTLRSLVRDGILTRTAYPVIPPRVEYELTPLGRDLAEPLDMLAGWARHHMNQVTAAREAFDAEHAPASA from the coding sequence GTGCTGGGAAACCCTTACGACCGCGACTGCCCGACCCGTCAGCTCCTCGACCGCATCGGCGACCAGTGGACCGTCCTCATCGTCGGCTCGCTGCGCGAAGGCCCGCTGCGCTTCACCCAGATCGGCAAACGCGTCGAGGGCATCTCCCAGAAGGTCCTGACGCAAACCCTGCGCAGCCTCGTCCGCGACGGCATCCTCACGCGCACCGCGTACCCCGTCATCCCACCCCGCGTGGAATACGAACTCACCCCGCTGGGCCGTGACCTGGCCGAGCCTCTCGACATGCTCGCCGGCTGGGCCCGCCACCACATGAACCAGGTGACCGCCGCCCGTGAAGCCTTCGACGCGGAACACGCGCCGGCATCGGCTTGA
- a CDS encoding sensor histidine kinase → MSEVRRGAWPRPVDLVWLLVAALVFAGLDFALHWAGPTSGVFGPYAGLVLRLACDFTLLAVFRFPDAVAGVLVVASLAMLASDLFWPGLLVPAHQPSLMTVPTITPLVLSQLPRVMDRRRLLWIGGVLAVLATRPWDPAWNTTPFGLLSTALPVAVALYFVARRDLLRSLRDRAERAEREQHLLAEQARAEERRRLAGEMHDVVTHRLSLMVLHAGALGVVSTDPSVRSAAEDIRREGAHALDELRDLVGVLRDGSSIEPPAASPAPVASPADLVAESVTVGVATELSVSGDPDQVSPTVARTAYRVVQEALTNVRKHAPGSSAAVTLRYHSGGLDVCVTNTRGCLPPDPTLAGSGSGAGLSGLRQRVELVGGQLESGPEPGGGFRVGAILPAYVPTTEGAPR, encoded by the coding sequence GTGAGCGAAGTACGGCGTGGAGCCTGGCCCCGGCCGGTCGACCTGGTTTGGCTGCTGGTCGCGGCGCTCGTGTTCGCCGGGCTCGACTTCGCGTTGCACTGGGCCGGGCCGACGAGCGGGGTCTTCGGGCCCTACGCCGGGCTGGTGCTGCGGCTCGCCTGCGACTTCACGCTGCTGGCGGTGTTCCGCTTCCCCGACGCGGTGGCCGGGGTGCTCGTGGTGGCCTCGCTGGCGATGCTGGCGTCGGACCTGTTCTGGCCCGGGCTGCTGGTCCCCGCGCACCAGCCGAGCCTGATGACGGTGCCCACCATCACGCCGCTGGTGCTGAGCCAGCTCCCGCGCGTGATGGACCGGCGGCGCCTGTTGTGGATCGGCGGGGTGCTGGCGGTGCTGGCGACGAGACCGTGGGACCCGGCGTGGAACACGACGCCGTTCGGGCTGCTGAGCACCGCGCTGCCGGTGGCGGTGGCGCTGTACTTCGTGGCGCGCCGGGACCTGCTGCGTTCGCTGCGCGACCGGGCCGAGCGCGCCGAACGCGAGCAGCACCTGCTCGCGGAGCAGGCTCGCGCCGAGGAACGGCGGCGGCTCGCGGGCGAGATGCACGACGTGGTGACCCACCGGCTGAGCCTGATGGTGCTGCACGCGGGCGCGCTCGGCGTGGTGTCGACGGACCCGTCCGTGCGCTCCGCGGCCGAGGACATCCGCCGCGAGGGCGCGCACGCGCTCGACGAGCTGCGGGATCTGGTGGGCGTGCTGCGCGACGGTTCGAGCATCGAGCCCCCGGCCGCTTCCCCGGCCCCGGTCGCTTCGCCGGCGGATCTGGTGGCCGAGTCGGTGACCGTCGGCGTGGCCACGGAGCTTTCGGTGAGTGGCGACCCGGACCAGGTGTCGCCGACGGTGGCACGCACGGCGTACCGCGTGGTGCAGGAGGCACTGACGAACGTCCGCAAGCACGCGCCGGGTTCGTCGGCCGCCGTGACGCTGCGGTACCACTCCGGCGGCCTCGACGTGTGCGTCACCAACACCCGCGGTTGCCTGCCGCCCGACCCGACGCTCGCCGGCAGCGGCTCGGGCGCCGGGCTGAGCGGGCTGCGGCAGCGCGTCGAGCTCGTCGGCGGGCAGCTCGAGTCCGGCCCCGAGCCCGGCGGCGGGTTCCGCGTCGGTGCGATACTTCCCGCCTACGTCCCGACGACGGAAGGTGCTCCCCGGTGA
- a CDS encoding isocitrate lyase/PEP mutase family protein — MTSFAALHVPGKPLLLPNVWEFGFAAALAAAGYPAVGTTSLGVSAAAGLADGAPASRAATVALTRALAPLDVLVSVDIADGFSVDPGEVADLVAELAEAGAVGVNLEDGRADGTLAPVEVQRALIAAVRSSSPGVFLNARTDTHWLGAGPVSLAVERALAYRDAGADGVFVPGLADPGEVAEVVAAVEVPLNVLFLPGRGTPAGLAELGVARVSLGSTPYRVALAAALATVDAAREGTSLPLPPPSYAEVAGLLPPPR, encoded by the coding sequence ATGACTTCGTTCGCCGCGCTGCATGTGCCCGGGAAACCCTTGCTGCTGCCGAATGTGTGGGAGTTCGGGTTCGCGGCCGCGCTCGCCGCGGCGGGGTACCCGGCGGTCGGCACGACGAGTCTCGGCGTGTCGGCCGCCGCCGGGCTGGCCGACGGCGCTCCGGCCTCGCGGGCGGCGACGGTGGCGCTGACCCGCGCGCTGGCGCCGTTGGACGTGCTGGTGAGCGTCGACATCGCCGACGGCTTCAGCGTGGACCCGGGCGAGGTCGCCGACCTGGTCGCGGAGCTCGCCGAGGCGGGCGCCGTGGGCGTGAACCTCGAAGACGGCCGCGCCGACGGCACCCTCGCGCCGGTGGAGGTCCAGCGCGCACTGATCGCGGCTGTCCGCTCCTCGTCGCCCGGCGTTTTCCTGAACGCTCGCACCGACACCCACTGGCTCGGTGCCGGACCGGTTTCTCTCGCGGTCGAACGGGCCCTCGCCTACCGGGACGCCGGAGCCGACGGGGTGTTCGTCCCGGGCCTCGCCGACCCGGGAGAGGTCGCGGAGGTGGTGGCGGCGGTGGAGGTGCCGCTCAACGTCCTGTTCCTCCCAGGCCGCGGCACGCCGGCCGGCCTCGCCGAGCTGGGGGTGGCGAGGGTGAGCCTGGGCTCGACGCCCTACCGCGTCGCGCTGGCCGCCGCCCTGGCGACTGTGGACGCCGCCCGCGAAGGGACTTCGCTGCCACTGCCTCCGCCGTCCTACGCCGAGGTGGCGGGGTTGCTGCCGCCGCCGCGGTAG
- a CDS encoding SRPBCC family protein encodes MQRISVRAHTSADSATVYALLRDGESWPRWSPLGSFELAQAGAAEREGLGALRVFRTGRTRSCEEVIELVPDRRFGYALRSGLPLRDYRAYVDLTPVDGGTEIHWHSSFTGKVPGTGWFYRLVLGRFIGRVVAGLVAETSRVAR; translated from the coding sequence ATGCAACGAATCTCGGTCCGGGCCCACACGTCCGCCGACTCGGCGACGGTCTACGCGCTCCTGCGCGACGGCGAGAGCTGGCCGCGCTGGTCGCCGCTGGGCTCGTTCGAACTGGCGCAGGCGGGCGCGGCCGAGCGCGAGGGGCTGGGCGCGCTGCGCGTGTTCCGCACCGGCCGCACGCGCTCGTGCGAGGAGGTGATCGAACTGGTCCCCGACCGCCGGTTCGGCTACGCGCTGCGCAGCGGCCTGCCCCTGCGCGACTACCGCGCGTACGTCGACCTCACCCCGGTCGACGGCGGCACGGAGATCCACTGGCACTCGTCGTTCACGGGCAAGGTGCCGGGGACGGGGTGGTTCTACCGGCTGGTGCTCGGGCGGTTCATCGGCCGGGTGGTGGCGGGTCTGGTGGCGGAGACTTCGCGGGTGGCCCGGTAG